The sequence actgattgagtgtatcaacaacatatcaagtgttttaaactaataatgtGTATaagtgaagtattagagagtaaaaaaaagtgtacgAGCAGTACATCAGCAAAACaaatcaagtgtatcaacggtatatattggtgtatcaaccgtatatactgggttatcaaccgtatatattggtatcAGTAATGACTGAAGGATAGCTTTgtaatttcatatttttaaaatgcgggctgagtttcaattttctatttttgcaaatgtgaaaatgatgtgctattggcctaatttatgatactataattgtcatatttgcaagagccaaatatatatatatatatatatatatatatatatatatatatttttcttaaatttctaaaagagttcttttctttttttctttccttttatttttcttttcttcttttcattttttttgtttgtttgtttttcttttctttttcgtttttttttctcgattacttctttttctcttttttatttcattttttcttctcatttacacatttttttagtttccttttttcaaaaaaaaaaaaaaagttttcttttctttcattttcattctttgtctttctttttcttttttaaactaTTCTATCCCACCTTTACTTTCAagctaattttttttcattttttttgcaATTCTTTCACCCCATTTTTTTTACTctccaatttttttcttttcttttttttcctaataataacttattctaattttttttataggaGTGAAGCTATAATAGTATGCAGATGGAATGCTTGAACAAACTTGAAGATGGAGAAGCGAGACTACACCAATATATCGGCTGCAGCACATAAAAAAGGATGATCCTATCGACTTCAATcgcattaaagatgaagatgatgattctATCAACTTTaaccgcattgaagatgaagatgatgatcctatCGGTTGCGACCGCATTAAAGATAAAGATGATGATCATCTATGCGATGATGATTGTCTCGGTTGCACCatattgaagatgaagatgatgatgattctcTCGACTGTGGTCGCATTGAAGacgaagatgaagatgatgatcgtcttGACTGagccacattgaagatgaagatgatccTCACAGCTGCAGTGACATTGAATACGAAGATGAAGATGATCCTTTCGGCTGCGGCAACATTGAAGATGAAGGTAAAGATGATACTCTCGACTTCCTCCgtattgaagatgaagatgaagatgatccTCTTGGTTACGACATCATTGAAGACGGAAATGAAGATCATGATCCTTTCCGCTGTGGCAACATTGAAGACGAAGATAAAGATGATCCTCTCGACTGCGGTTATATTGAAGACGAAGATGAAGACgatcctctcgactgcaacagtattgaagacgaagatgatgatcctcttaGCTGCAAcacattaaagatgaagatgatgatgatgatcctcttggctgcaacatatggcAAAAGATGAAAATCCTCTCGACAACGACGCATTGAAGATCAATATGAAGATAATTAAAGATCCTATCGGCAACAATGCATCAAAGATAAGATGATGATCATTTGGGCTGCCacacattgaagatgatgatgatggtccTCTTAGTTGCAACACACTGAAGATGATGATAATGGTCCTCTCGGCTACAAcacattaaagatgaagatgatggtCATCTCGGTTGCAACACATTAGAGATTAGGCAAAACTTGCTCCCTCAATGAAGCCTAAAGCCTTCGAACTTGAGTTTGAAGAAGTAAAGACACCTTTTGAGCTTAAGGAAGACGAAACCTTTTAGTATGAATATAAGGAAACATCGATGAAGCTTTGGAGTCTTGAGGAAGACGAAGCCTTTGACCTTGAATATCCCAAGACTTAGACTAGAATTAATAACGGTGCCTTTGGGAATTAGGAAGACTTGATCCCCTTGCAGAATATTTAAGTGTCCACCTTAAGAGGGTAGACAATTAAACACCCTTGCTATTGCCTGAAAAGCCACCAAAGCCCTAGCTATGGTTCATAAGAGTATGGAGGCTGCATgcgaagaatttaagaacttcaagtggaagCTTTGACTTTGCCCCTTTTTGCCCCCTTTTTGccctcattctttttttttctttcattgcaATTCTTGTAAATgcaagataatttttttttattctagtgTGGCTACTCATGAATTTCGTTATGTATTG comes from Cucumis melo cultivar AY chromosome 12, USDA_Cmelo_AY_1.0, whole genome shotgun sequence and encodes:
- the LOC103501754 gene encoding uncharacterized protein LOC103501754 — its product is MQIVRIVSKGFVAVIVGIDIGSYNEADEDDDSINFNRIEDEDDDPIGCDRIKDKDDDHLCDDDCLDEDDPHSCSDIEYEDEDDPFGCGNIEDEGKDDTLDFLRIEDEDEDDPLGYDIIEDGNEDHDPFRCGNIEDEDKDDPLDCGYIEDEDEDDPLDCNNENPLDNDALKINMKIIKDPIGNNASKIR